Proteins encoded together in one Macadamia integrifolia cultivar HAES 741 unplaced genomic scaffold, SCU_Mint_v3 scaffold621, whole genome shotgun sequence window:
- the LOC122069458 gene encoding uncharacterized protein LOC122069458 isoform X2, with protein MLLSKPITAWIGQIFACMGGCLGCCTKPAPIIAVDEPSKGLRIQGRTVKKPSVSEDFWSSSTCEMDNSAVQSHSFSSISTSNQTLDPHGGPSSSSNPPEFVNHGLLLWNQTRQQWVGHKRPENRTQQVREPRLSWNATYDSLLGTNKPFPHPIPLAEMVDFLVDIWEQEGMYD; from the exons ATGCTACTCAGTAAACCTATCACAGCTTGGATCGGTCAGATTTTCGCATGCATGGG AGGTTGTCTTGGATGCTGTACTAAGCCTGCACCAATTATTGCTGTGGATGAACCATCAAAGGGACTGAGGATTCAAGGCCGAACGGTAAAAAAGCCCAGCGTTTCAGAAGACTTCTGGAGCTCCAGCACATGTGAAATGGATAACAGTGCCGTACAGTCTCATAGCTTCTCGTCAATCAGCACATCAAATCAGACCCTTGATCCCCATGGTGGACCTTCCAGCTCGAGCAACCCTCCTGAGTTTGTGAATCATG GGCTTCTTCTTTGGAATCAAACTAGACAACAGTGGGTTGGACATAAAAGGCCTGAGAATCGGACACAGCAGGTCCGAGAACCCAGATTAAG TTGGAATGCTACTTATGACAGTTTACTTGGGACCAACAAGCCCTTCCCCCATCCTATACCTCTTGCT GAAATGGTAGATTTTCTTGTGGACATATGGGAGCAAGAGGGGATGTATGACTGA
- the LOC122069458 gene encoding uncharacterized protein LOC122069458 isoform X4, whose product MHGSRGCLGCCTKPAPIIAVDEPSKGLRIQGRTVKKPSVSEDFWSSSTCEMDNSAVQSHSFSSISTSNQTLDPHGGPSSSSNPPEFVNHGLLLWNQTRQQWVGHKRPENRTQQVREPRLSWNATYDSLLGTNKPFPHPIPLAEMVDFLVDIWEQEGMYD is encoded by the exons ATGCATGGG AGCAGAGGTTGTCTTGGATGCTGTACTAAGCCTGCACCAATTATTGCTGTGGATGAACCATCAAAGGGACTGAGGATTCAAGGCCGAACGGTAAAAAAGCCCAGCGTTTCAGAAGACTTCTGGAGCTCCAGCACATGTGAAATGGATAACAGTGCCGTACAGTCTCATAGCTTCTCGTCAATCAGCACATCAAATCAGACCCTTGATCCCCATGGTGGACCTTCCAGCTCGAGCAACCCTCCTGAGTTTGTGAATCATG GGCTTCTTCTTTGGAATCAAACTAGACAACAGTGGGTTGGACATAAAAGGCCTGAGAATCGGACACAGCAGGTCCGAGAACCCAGATTAAG TTGGAATGCTACTTATGACAGTTTACTTGGGACCAACAAGCCCTTCCCCCATCCTATACCTCTTGCT GAAATGGTAGATTTTCTTGTGGACATATGGGAGCAAGAGGGGATGTATGACTGA
- the LOC122069458 gene encoding uncharacterized protein LOC122069458 isoform X1 yields the protein MRVASGKLVFRRFPTVRCWGLLCFTRMFLSMEMFRKKGNAFFSSRGCLGCCTKPAPIIAVDEPSKGLRIQGRTVKKPSVSEDFWSSSTCEMDNSAVQSHSFSSISTSNQTLDPHGGPSSSSNPPEFVNHGLLLWNQTRQQWVGHKRPENRTQQVREPRLSWNATYDSLLGTNKPFPHPIPLAEMVDFLVDIWEQEGMYD from the exons ATGCGAGTAGCGAGTGGAAAGTTGGTTTTTCGAAGATTTCCTACGGTTCGTTGCTGGGGTCTGTTGTGTTTTACCCGGATGTTTCTGTCGATGGAGATGTTTAGGAAAAAAGGGAACGCTTTTTTCAGT AGCAGAGGTTGTCTTGGATGCTGTACTAAGCCTGCACCAATTATTGCTGTGGATGAACCATCAAAGGGACTGAGGATTCAAGGCCGAACGGTAAAAAAGCCCAGCGTTTCAGAAGACTTCTGGAGCTCCAGCACATGTGAAATGGATAACAGTGCCGTACAGTCTCATAGCTTCTCGTCAATCAGCACATCAAATCAGACCCTTGATCCCCATGGTGGACCTTCCAGCTCGAGCAACCCTCCTGAGTTTGTGAATCATG GGCTTCTTCTTTGGAATCAAACTAGACAACAGTGGGTTGGACATAAAAGGCCTGAGAATCGGACACAGCAGGTCCGAGAACCCAGATTAAG TTGGAATGCTACTTATGACAGTTTACTTGGGACCAACAAGCCCTTCCCCCATCCTATACCTCTTGCT GAAATGGTAGATTTTCTTGTGGACATATGGGAGCAAGAGGGGATGTATGACTGA
- the LOC122069458 gene encoding uncharacterized protein LOC122069458 isoform X5: MQSRGCLGCCTKPAPIIAVDEPSKGLRIQGRTVKKPSVSEDFWSSSTCEMDNSAVQSHSFSSISTSNQTLDPHGGPSSSSNPPEFVNHGLLLWNQTRQQWVGHKRPENRTQQVREPRLSWNATYDSLLGTNKPFPHPIPLAEMVDFLVDIWEQEGMYD; this comes from the exons ATGCAA AGCAGAGGTTGTCTTGGATGCTGTACTAAGCCTGCACCAATTATTGCTGTGGATGAACCATCAAAGGGACTGAGGATTCAAGGCCGAACGGTAAAAAAGCCCAGCGTTTCAGAAGACTTCTGGAGCTCCAGCACATGTGAAATGGATAACAGTGCCGTACAGTCTCATAGCTTCTCGTCAATCAGCACATCAAATCAGACCCTTGATCCCCATGGTGGACCTTCCAGCTCGAGCAACCCTCCTGAGTTTGTGAATCATG GGCTTCTTCTTTGGAATCAAACTAGACAACAGTGGGTTGGACATAAAAGGCCTGAGAATCGGACACAGCAGGTCCGAGAACCCAGATTAAG TTGGAATGCTACTTATGACAGTTTACTTGGGACCAACAAGCCCTTCCCCCATCCTATACCTCTTGCT GAAATGGTAGATTTTCTTGTGGACATATGGGAGCAAGAGGGGATGTATGACTGA
- the LOC122069458 gene encoding uncharacterized protein LOC122069458 isoform X3 → MSRLMEMFRKKWNAFFISRGCLGCCTKPAPIIAVDEPSKGLRIQGRTVKKPSVSEDFWSSSTCEMDNSAVQSHSFSSISTSNQTLDPHGGPSSSSNPPEFVNHGLLLWNQTRQQWVGHKRPENRTQQVREPRLSWNATYDSLLGTNKPFPHPIPLAEMVDFLVDIWEQEGMYD, encoded by the exons ATGTCTCGATTGATGGAGATGTTTAGGAAAAAATGGAACGCTTTTTTCATT AGCAGAGGTTGTCTTGGATGCTGTACTAAGCCTGCACCAATTATTGCTGTGGATGAACCATCAAAGGGACTGAGGATTCAAGGCCGAACGGTAAAAAAGCCCAGCGTTTCAGAAGACTTCTGGAGCTCCAGCACATGTGAAATGGATAACAGTGCCGTACAGTCTCATAGCTTCTCGTCAATCAGCACATCAAATCAGACCCTTGATCCCCATGGTGGACCTTCCAGCTCGAGCAACCCTCCTGAGTTTGTGAATCATG GGCTTCTTCTTTGGAATCAAACTAGACAACAGTGGGTTGGACATAAAAGGCCTGAGAATCGGACACAGCAGGTCCGAGAACCCAGATTAAG TTGGAATGCTACTTATGACAGTTTACTTGGGACCAACAAGCCCTTCCCCCATCCTATACCTCTTGCT GAAATGGTAGATTTTCTTGTGGACATATGGGAGCAAGAGGGGATGTATGACTGA